In one Corallococcus sp. EGB genomic region, the following are encoded:
- a CDS encoding tenascin-X, with the protein MKARLWMVFASLSLGLLAACGNVDEASLTQSESELGAECPCGGVGPSNCLPCAFICGDGVCDFRHGESSDNCAEDCPPLASCGDGWCNNGETSSTCPQDCGPVIWCGDGSCNGAETSATCPQDCNGPSCGDGLCDFSEMNWCTADCPPPCTGPNCPQQPQNL; encoded by the coding sequence GTGAAAGCACGTCTGTGGATGGTGTTCGCGTCGTTGTCGTTGGGCTTGCTTGCCGCCTGCGGCAACGTGGATGAAGCATCATTGACGCAGTCGGAGTCCGAGCTCGGCGCCGAATGTCCCTGTGGGGGCGTGGGCCCGTCGAACTGTCTGCCGTGTGCCTTCATCTGCGGCGACGGCGTCTGTGACTTCCGCCACGGAGAGTCCAGCGACAACTGCGCCGAGGACTGCCCTCCGCTTGCCTCCTGCGGCGACGGCTGGTGCAACAACGGCGAGACGTCCAGCACGTGTCCCCAGGACTGCGGCCCGGTCATCTGGTGCGGCGACGGTAGCTGCAACGGCGCGGAGACGTCCGCGACCTGCCCGCAGGACTGCAATGGCCCGTCCTGCGGTGACGGCCTGTGTGACTTCAGCGAGATGAACTGGTGCACGGCGGACTGCCCTCCGCCCTGCACCGGACCGAACTGCCCGCAGCAGCCGCAGAACCTGTAG